Proteins encoded by one window of Agelaius phoeniceus isolate bAgePho1 chromosome 3, bAgePho1.hap1, whole genome shotgun sequence:
- the EDARADD gene encoding ectodysplasin-A receptor-associated adapter protein isoform X3: protein MTQYKKINNTSLQLSKGKIPSTFIFKSSTEESYFTWLHTCIVKPEDKDTQNHTDESLSDLKKTCKENVTCSLCLFRAPTISDMLDDEDLLYTVRLKLDPCHPTVKNWRNLASKWGMTYDELCFLEQKPQSPTLEFLLRNSDRTVEQLIDLCKFYKRIDVVKVLLKWVEEEWPKRGNRTYQNDF, encoded by the exons ATGACACAATACAAAAAGATCAACAATACTTCATTGCAGCTATCTAAAGGGAAAATCCCCTCTACTTTCATCTTTAAATCCTCAACAGAAGAAAGCTATTTCACCTGGCTCCACACCTGCATAGTTAAA CCAGAAGACAAAGACACACAAAACCATACTGACGAATCGCTTTCAG ATCTCAAGAAAACCTGCAAGGAAAATGTCACCTGCTCCTTGTGCTTATTCCGTGCACCAACCATCAGTGACATGCTCGATGACGAGGACTTGTTGTACACAGTGAGGCTAAAGCTGGATCCCTGCCATCCAACAGTGAAAAACTGGAGAAATTTAGCAAGCAAGTGGGGGATGACTTATGATGAATTGTGTTTCCTTGAACAAAAGCCCCAAAGTCCCACCTTGGAATTCTTGCTACGGAATAGTGACCGGACTGTGGAGCAGCTGATTGATCTCTGTAAATTTTATAAGAGAATTGATGTTGTGAAAGTGCTGCTGAAATGGGTGGAGGAGGAATGGCCCAAGAGAGGGAACAGAACTTACCAGAATGATTTCTAG